A window from Thiovulum sp. ES encodes these proteins:
- a CDS encoding acetyltransferase (isoleucine patch superfamily) (PFAM: Bacterial transferase hexapeptide (three repeats)): MNFKRKIFYLFYISLFRFTPEDYRPYSLFFPKVRNWLVKKFTNSCGKNIRVKHNADISPNIWIGKNSELGTRCMIHGNVHIGDNVIMGPDVKIYARNHKYERLDTPIREQGKHYLKTEIANDVWIGANSIITAGVKIGNHAIIGAGAVVTKDIPDFAIVGGVPAKIIKFRNE, translated from the coding sequence ATGAACTTTAAAAGAAAAATTTTTTATCTATTTTACATATCTTTATTTCGTTTTACTCCAGAAGATTATAGACCCTATTCACTATTTTTTCCAAAAGTTAGAAATTGGTTAGTAAAAAAATTTACAAACAGTTGTGGCAAAAATATTAGAGTTAAACACAATGCCGATATATCTCCAAATATTTGGATTGGTAAAAACTCAGAGCTAGGAACAAGATGTATGATACATGGGAATGTTCATATTGGAGATAATGTAATTATGGGACCAGATGTAAAAATATATGCAAGAAATCATAAATACGAAAGATTAGACACACCTATAAGAGAACAAGGAAAACACTATTTGAAAACAGAAATAGCTAATGATGTTTGGATTGGAGCAAACTCTATTATTACAGCAGGTGTTAAAATTGGAAATCATGCAATAATAGGGGCTGGTGCAGTTGTAACAAAAGATATTCCAGATTTTGCAATTGTTGGAGGTGTTCCAGCAAAAATCATAAAGTTTAGAAATGAATAA